In the Rhodospirillaceae bacterium genome, one interval contains:
- a CDS encoding EAL domain-containing protein has product MAENSAAFSIIGQKNAEEEKLLLNHLHRIGVNPQGWYGVHAHLSGLQPGNQQPKYIRIATQAFDVVTNNFDSTLYLMSNFDMILISKETPIESIDEALSNVRSLFSEDPLTEGEEGSFEDRFTTWYDLSQNSDLTALDADVKFLSEEAEQKRVQEEEERTSSLINQMDGAPLTARNLTVISEKLQRVQINGLVQYQSAIVIEPDMKGRLLFNEHFISMSDLQRRIAPDTNLFGNPWLFSYLTELLDKRLLSVIAARDFSVTRDAVSLNMNISTVLSREFQTFHRMLGENAKNVLIELQMVDVLSDLSTFHYAKDSLVDNGYRVILDGLNPLSLQFFDPSKLSVDYVKIAWGREFKADTTQTKVSEVKEIVMRLGKDQVILGRVDSEEAIKWALSLGIQRFQGHYVDTIADAMYVKGIIGDR; this is encoded by the coding sequence ATGGCTGAAAACAGCGCCGCATTTTCTATCATCGGCCAGAAGAACGCCGAAGAAGAGAAACTTCTATTGAACCATCTCCACCGGATTGGGGTTAATCCTCAGGGGTGGTATGGGGTGCATGCCCACCTGTCCGGACTTCAACCTGGAAACCAGCAGCCTAAATATATCCGAATTGCGACCCAAGCCTTTGATGTCGTGACCAATAACTTCGACTCGACGCTATATTTGATGTCGAATTTTGATATGATTTTGATCTCTAAAGAGACACCGATCGAATCTATCGATGAAGCCCTATCGAATGTGCGGTCGCTGTTTAGCGAAGACCCGTTGACTGAGGGCGAAGAGGGTTCCTTCGAAGACCGTTTCACCACCTGGTACGATTTATCACAGAATTCTGATCTGACGGCGCTAGATGCGGACGTTAAATTTCTGTCTGAAGAAGCGGAACAAAAGCGCGTTCAAGAAGAGGAGGAACGCACCTCTTCCCTGATCAATCAGATGGACGGCGCGCCCCTGACCGCCCGGAACTTGACGGTCATTTCGGAAAAGCTGCAACGGGTTCAGATCAATGGATTGGTGCAGTATCAGTCGGCCATTGTGATTGAGCCGGATATGAAGGGGCGGCTTCTCTTCAACGAACATTTCATCTCGATGTCGGATTTACAGCGCCGAATTGCGCCAGATACGAACTTATTCGGCAACCCTTGGCTGTTTAGTTATTTAACTGAATTGCTCGACAAGCGCTTGCTCAGTGTGATTGCGGCACGTGACTTTTCTGTCACCCGTGATGCGGTGAGCCTGAACATGAACATTAGTACGGTGTTGAGTCGGGAGTTTCAGACCTTCCATCGGATGCTTGGCGAAAACGCGAAGAATGTTCTGATCGAATTGCAAATGGTTGATGTGTTGTCTGATCTTAGCACCTTTCATTATGCAAAGGATTCCTTGGTTGATAACGGCTATCGAGTAATTTTGGATGGACTTAATCCCTTGTCGCTGCAGTTCTTTGATCCGAGTAAATTAAGTGTGGACTATGTCAAAATTGCCTGGGGCCGGGAATTTAAAGCCGACACAACGCAAACCAAGGTATCGGAAGTCAAAGAGATCGTCATGCGACTGGGCAAGGACCAAGTGATCTTGGGGCGGGTGGATTCTGAAGAGGCCATAAAATGGGCTTTGAGTCTGGGCATTCAGCGCTTTCAAGGGCATTACGTGGACACCATCGCTGATGCCATGTACGTCAAAGGCATCATTGGCGACCGTTAG
- a CDS encoding SDR family oxidoreductase: protein MLSRKRILVTGGAGFLGSHLCDRLVADGHDVICADNYFTGTKDNIVHLMNNAHFEVLRHDVTFPLYVEIDEIYNLACPASPVHYQYDPVQTTKTTVHGAINMLGLAKRTGAKILQASTSEVYGDPTIHPQTEDYRGNVNPIGPRACYDEGKRCAETLFFDYYRQHETKIRVARIFNTYGPRMHPNDGRVVSNFIVQSLKGEPITLYGDGSQTRSFCYVDDLIDGLVRLMNASNDVTGPVNLGNPGEFSIRELAEKVIAATNGSSKLIEKPLPEDDPLQRCPDISLAQKTLEWSPTIPLDQGLEKTIDYFRSIL, encoded by the coding sequence ATGCTTTCGCGAAAAAGAATTCTTGTTACCGGTGGCGCCGGATTCCTAGGGTCACATTTATGCGATCGTCTGGTGGCTGACGGTCACGATGTCATTTGCGCCGATAATTATTTTACCGGCACCAAAGATAACATTGTTCATCTCATGAATAATGCGCATTTTGAAGTCCTGCGCCACGATGTGACGTTTCCGCTCTATGTGGAAATAGATGAGATTTACAATCTCGCGTGTCCTGCCTCGCCGGTGCATTACCAATACGATCCGGTACAAACCACTAAAACAACCGTGCATGGCGCCATCAACATGCTGGGCCTGGCAAAACGCACGGGGGCAAAAATTCTTCAGGCCTCAACCAGCGAGGTTTATGGCGACCCCACCATTCACCCGCAGACCGAAGACTACCGCGGCAATGTTAATCCGATTGGGCCGCGCGCCTGCTATGACGAAGGCAAGCGCTGCGCGGAAACCCTGTTTTTTGACTATTACCGCCAGCATGAGACCAAGATTCGGGTCGCACGAATTTTCAACACGTATGGCCCGCGCATGCATCCCAACGACGGGCGCGTGGTTTCTAATTTTATTGTCCAGTCCCTGAAAGGGGAGCCGATCACCCTTTATGGTGACGGCAGCCAGACCCGATCGTTCTGTTATGTCGATGATTTGATTGATGGTTTGGTCCGGTTAATGAATGCCTCAAACGATGTGACGGGACCTGTAAATTTGGGCAACCCGGGTGAATTCAGTATTCGTGAACTCGCCGAAAAGGTCATCGCCGCAACGAACGGCTCGTCAAAATTGATTGAAAAGCCCCTGCCGGAAGACGATCCTTTGCAGCGCTGTCCGGATATCAGTTTGGCACAAAAAACCTTGGAATGGTCGCCGACCATTCCTCTGGATCAAGGCCTGGAAAAAACCATCGATTATTTCCGCAGTATTCTTTAG
- the asnB gene encoding asparagine synthase (glutamine-hydrolyzing), which yields MCGIVAIFAYRSDAPPVEGAELEAIRDHMIPRGPDDAGSWISSNGRVGLAHRRLSIIDLSTAAAQPMAFEDGRYQISYNGEIYNFRALRAELEAKGQVFKTNSDTEVLLHLYHLYGADMVRHLRGMYAFTIWDEAKRGLFLARDPFGIKPIYYADTGGTFRAASTVKALKAGGKVGTGINPAGHVGFFLFGYVPEPHTLFQDIRSLPAGTTLWVDEKGVGAPKTFFDVTERLSAPVEDRKSSTSAEALREALSDSIRSHLVADVPVGVFLSSGLDSTTITGLAAEHHGAGLKTLTLGFEEFKGTEKDEVPLAETVAGTYGTHHRTEWVTGSAFQGERDALFAAMDQPSIDGVNTYFVSKAAAASGLKVALSGLGGDELFGGYDTFAQVPKLARWGGSVPGGRAIGSGLRAIAAPVLSHFAKTISPKTAGLLELGTRLGDAYLLRRGLFMPWELPQVLDADLVRQGWSDLEPLIRLNRAPASISEPRRAVAALEMEWYMRCQLLRDADWAGMAHSLEIRVPLVDKVLFKELAPMIGFERGYSKRDMALTPKIPLPDKVLNREKTGFFVPVRDWLQGDSEQEERGLRGWAGRVYRESMT from the coding sequence ATGTGTGGAATCGTCGCCATTTTCGCTTATCGGTCTGACGCGCCGCCCGTGGAGGGGGCGGAGTTGGAGGCCATTCGCGACCACATGATCCCGCGCGGGCCAGATGACGCGGGGTCGTGGATTTCTTCAAACGGTCGGGTCGGGCTGGCGCACCGGCGGCTTTCGATCATTGACCTCAGCACGGCTGCTGCACAGCCCATGGCGTTTGAGGACGGGCGATATCAGATTAGCTACAACGGTGAGATTTATAATTTTCGCGCCCTTCGAGCCGAGCTTGAAGCCAAAGGGCAAGTGTTTAAAACCAACTCCGATACAGAAGTCCTGCTGCATCTCTACCATCTTTATGGTGCCGATATGGTGCGTCACCTTCGTGGCATGTATGCCTTCACGATTTGGGATGAGGCCAAACGCGGTCTATTTTTGGCGCGGGACCCCTTTGGGATTAAGCCAATATATTATGCTGATACGGGCGGCACCTTTCGCGCGGCCTCCACGGTAAAAGCCCTTAAGGCCGGAGGAAAGGTTGGAACGGGGATTAATCCAGCAGGTCATGTCGGGTTTTTTCTATTCGGCTATGTCCCTGAACCACATACACTTTTCCAAGACATCCGCAGTCTTCCAGCGGGCACGACCCTGTGGGTTGATGAAAAGGGCGTCGGTGCACCGAAAACGTTCTTTGATGTAACAGAACGCTTGTCAGCGCCTGTCGAGGACCGCAAAAGTTCAACTTCAGCGGAAGCCTTGAGAGAAGCGCTCTCCGACAGTATTCGGAGCCACCTCGTCGCCGATGTGCCGGTTGGCGTGTTTTTGTCTTCGGGGCTCGATTCGACGACGATTACCGGACTGGCGGCAGAACACCACGGTGCCGGGCTGAAGACCCTGACCCTGGGGTTTGAAGAATTTAAGGGCACGGAAAAAGACGAGGTGCCGTTAGCTGAAACGGTGGCCGGAACTTATGGCACCCACCACCGGACCGAATGGGTTACCGGTTCCGCCTTTCAAGGTGAACGGGATGCGCTGTTTGCCGCCATGGACCAACCCAGCATTGATGGCGTTAACACCTATTTTGTTTCCAAGGCAGCGGCGGCGTCAGGCTTGAAAGTGGCGCTTTCCGGATTGGGGGGGGATGAACTCTTTGGCGGATACGATACATTCGCGCAAGTGCCGAAATTGGCGCGATGGGGGGGAAGTGTTCCCGGGGGTCGTGCAATAGGAAGCGGGCTTCGTGCCATTGCGGCACCTGTCCTCAGCCACTTTGCAAAAACAATTTCACCCAAGACTGCGGGTTTATTAGAATTGGGGACGCGGCTTGGGGATGCATATTTGCTGCGACGCGGACTGTTCATGCCGTGGGAATTGCCGCAAGTCTTGGATGCAGATTTGGTGCGCCAAGGATGGTCGGATTTGGAACCTCTGATTAGGCTTAACCGCGCTCCGGCTTCGATCTCAGAACCTCGACGCGCCGTCGCAGCATTGGAAATGGAATGGTATATGCGGTGCCAGTTGCTGCGCGATGCAGACTGGGCGGGGATGGCACATTCCCTGGAAATTCGCGTGCCTCTGGTGGACAAAGTCTTGTTTAAAGAACTCGCGCCGATGATCGGATTTGAGCGGGGCTATAGTAAAAGAGATATGGCCCTGACTCCTAAAATACCTTTGCCAGACAAAGTTCTAAACCGCGAGAAGACAGGGTTTTTTGTGCCGGTTCGTGATTGGCTACAAGGCGATAGTGAACAAGAAGAGCGTGGCCTCCGCGGCTGGGCCGGCCGAGTTTATCGAGAATCTATGACCTAA
- the rfaE1 gene encoding D-glycero-beta-D-manno-heptose-7-phosphate kinase — MTEPSELVQLVENLSQARVLCVGDLMLDRFVHGSVDRISPEAPIPILQINNEISMPGGAGNVVRNLAALGANVRFITALGNDSAGKELSVLLNSFDRVDPVLVVDTGRTTSIKTRYLAGNQQILRADQESTEALAPELADTLLSEARRALKDSDLVVLSDYGKGVLSSDLIQGVIEGAREAGKPVIVDPKGHDYARYQGADLITPNLTELEGATHLPVTNDDEVIAAAQKLIEDHDLSAVLATRSKDGMTLVAKDGEVTHLAAEAREVFDVSGAGDTVVATLGAAMCVEKDLARAAKLANIAAGIVVGKVGTAVAYAKDVIVELHHQEISSAEAKVLTLEQALDQVGLWRRRKIQVGFTNGCFDLLHPGHVSLLAQAKDGCNRLIVGLNSDASVTRLKGEDRPIQSEASRAAVLASLASVDMVVIFSEDTPIELIKAIQPDVLVKGADYSVDEVVGSDVVQSYGGRILLADLEDGHSTTATIKRMAQ, encoded by the coding sequence ATGACTGAACCTTCCGAACTTGTCCAATTGGTGGAGAACCTGAGCCAGGCGCGTGTGCTGTGCGTTGGCGACCTGATGTTGGACCGATTTGTTCATGGCTCGGTTGATCGAATTTCGCCAGAGGCCCCAATCCCTATCCTGCAAATTAACAATGAAATTTCCATGCCCGGCGGTGCCGGCAACGTGGTCCGAAATTTGGCAGCACTCGGCGCAAATGTGCGATTTATTACTGCACTCGGCAACGATAGTGCAGGCAAAGAACTCAGCGTTCTGCTCAACAGCTTTGATCGGGTTGACCCGGTTCTGGTAGTGGATACGGGACGCACAACCTCAATCAAGACCCGCTATTTGGCCGGCAATCAGCAGATTCTGCGCGCTGATCAGGAGAGCACCGAAGCACTCGCCCCTGAGTTGGCCGATACACTTCTGTCAGAAGCACGTCGTGCGTTAAAGGATAGCGACCTTGTGGTGCTGTCCGATTACGGCAAAGGCGTGTTGTCGAGTGACCTCATTCAAGGCGTAATCGAAGGCGCGCGGGAGGCGGGAAAGCCGGTGATTGTCGATCCCAAAGGACACGATTATGCCCGATATCAGGGGGCAGACCTTATTACGCCTAACCTGACAGAATTAGAAGGAGCAACCCACTTACCTGTAACAAACGACGACGAAGTTATTGCTGCCGCGCAAAAATTGATCGAGGACCACGACCTATCGGCCGTACTTGCCACCCGAAGCAAAGACGGCATGACCTTGGTTGCCAAAGATGGCGAAGTCACTCATTTAGCAGCCGAGGCCCGCGAAGTATTCGATGTTTCTGGTGCTGGCGACACCGTGGTTGCCACCCTAGGTGCCGCCATGTGCGTCGAAAAAGATTTGGCGCGAGCGGCCAAGTTAGCAAATATTGCCGCAGGTATCGTCGTCGGTAAGGTTGGCACGGCCGTTGCCTATGCCAAAGACGTCATTGTCGAATTGCACCATCAGGAAATTTCCAGCGCCGAGGCCAAGGTTCTAACCCTGGAACAAGCACTTGATCAGGTCGGGCTCTGGCGACGACGCAAAATTCAGGTTGGCTTTACCAATGGCTGTTTTGATTTATTGCACCCGGGACATGTTTCGCTACTGGCCCAAGCCAAAGACGGCTGCAACCGTTTGATCGTCGGGCTTAACAGCGATGCATCCGTAACCCGGCTCAAGGGCGAAGACCGCCCCATCCAATCTGAAGCGTCCCGAGCCGCCGTGCTGGCGTCTCTTGCCAGCGTCGACATGGTGGTCATTTTTTCCGAAGACACACCAATTGAATTGATCAAGGCGATCCAGCCTGACGTTTTGGTCAAGGGAGCGGATTACTCTGTGGACGAAGTTGTCGGGTCAGATGTGGTTCAATCTTATGGTGGACGTATCCTGCTTGCCGATTTAGAAGACGGCCACAGCACCACAGCCACAATCAAACGAATGGCGCAGTAA
- a CDS encoding PBP1A family penicillin-binding protein: MAKSNKNQEARGFGFARLLSWTLTLAVWGFIGLGGIMAWYAYDLPDVEEALKPTRQPTVTIVAVDGSTLATYGDLYGLPAQLKELPPDLTHAVLATEDRRFYDHFGLDLIGLARATVANILAGRIVQGGSTISQQVAKNIFLTPERSLKRKVQELLLALWLEHQFTKDQILSVYLNRVYLGAGTYGVEAAAQKYFGKSARRLSTYEAALIAGLLKAPSRYNPLRDKKRSQKRTRQVLANMVAAGYLTQAQAKAARHLKKQKFANNRRTSSPRYFIDWVMAQVPDYVSPGSYDLTVVTTLDATLQANSEKAVRGALAGAGKKAKASEAAFVAMTPTGAIRAMVGGRNYVKSQFNRVTQARRQPGSAFKPVVYLAGLEAGLKPSSRILDAPIRIGTWSPRNFQRRHQGEVTLAHGLAQSINTVAVRVAEHAGRKNVVRTAQRLGITSPLKAQPSLALGTAEVSLLELVSAYAPFANGGAAVWPHGITEIRDGRKNVLYRRQGSGPSRIIDSQNVRHMNAMLGRVVQSGTGRNAKLDRPTAGKTGTSQNYRDAWFIGYTADLAAGVWFGNDNGRPMRKVTGGGLPAKLWHKIISKAHAGLPVRALPGITQQSGAPIARRSPQRKLPTSDQGFWARLMSGLTGNDG, encoded by the coding sequence ATGGCGAAATCCAATAAAAATCAGGAAGCACGCGGATTTGGTTTTGCTAGGTTATTGTCCTGGACACTGACCTTGGCCGTCTGGGGCTTTATCGGACTGGGGGGGATCATGGCGTGGTATGCCTATGACCTGCCAGATGTGGAAGAGGCCTTAAAACCGACCCGGCAGCCGACAGTGACAATCGTTGCCGTTGACGGCTCCACCTTGGCCACTTACGGCGATCTTTACGGCTTGCCCGCCCAATTAAAAGAACTGCCGCCTGATCTAACGCACGCGGTTTTGGCGACCGAAGATCGCCGATTTTATGATCACTTCGGGCTTGATTTAATTGGGCTCGCGCGGGCGACCGTCGCCAATATTCTCGCTGGCCGCATTGTGCAAGGCGGCAGTACAATCAGCCAACAAGTAGCAAAGAATATATTTCTAACTCCAGAACGCTCGCTCAAGCGCAAGGTGCAGGAACTGCTTCTGGCATTGTGGCTGGAACATCAATTTACTAAGGACCAAATTCTCAGTGTTTACTTGAACCGTGTTTACTTGGGCGCAGGCACTTATGGGGTTGAAGCTGCGGCCCAAAAATACTTTGGAAAATCTGCGCGGAGGCTGAGCACTTATGAAGCCGCCCTTATCGCTGGGCTCTTGAAGGCACCGTCCCGGTATAACCCGCTGCGTGATAAAAAGCGCTCTCAGAAACGGACCCGCCAAGTCTTGGCAAATATGGTTGCCGCAGGATATCTCACCCAAGCCCAGGCCAAAGCGGCCCGGCATTTAAAAAAGCAGAAATTTGCAAATAACCGCCGAACGTCCTCACCACGCTATTTCATTGACTGGGTGATGGCACAGGTGCCGGATTATGTATCACCCGGCAGCTATGACTTAACCGTTGTCACAACCCTTGATGCCACTTTGCAGGCTAATTCAGAAAAGGCTGTGCGTGGAGCTCTAGCGGGAGCTGGCAAAAAAGCCAAAGCCTCTGAAGCGGCCTTCGTCGCAATGACACCCACAGGGGCGATCCGCGCCATGGTTGGCGGACGCAACTATGTGAAAAGTCAATTTAACCGGGTGACCCAAGCCCGACGTCAGCCAGGGTCGGCGTTTAAGCCAGTTGTTTATTTGGCAGGTTTGGAAGCCGGGCTAAAACCCAGCAGCCGAATACTAGATGCACCTATTCGTATTGGCACCTGGTCGCCGCGAAATTTCCAGCGCCGTCATCAGGGTGAAGTTACATTAGCCCACGGTCTAGCCCAGTCGATCAACACTGTCGCGGTCCGTGTTGCAGAACATGCGGGGCGAAAAAATGTCGTGCGGACGGCTCAGCGCCTAGGGATTACCTCTCCCTTGAAGGCACAGCCCAGTCTAGCTCTGGGAACGGCTGAGGTGAGTTTATTGGAATTGGTCTCCGCCTACGCTCCCTTCGCCAATGGCGGGGCTGCAGTGTGGCCGCATGGAATTACTGAAATTCGTGATGGGCGGAAAAACGTCCTGTATCGACGTCAAGGTTCCGGCCCAAGCCGTATTATCGACTCGCAAAATGTTAGGCATATGAACGCCATGCTGGGCCGGGTTGTCCAATCTGGCACGGGACGAAATGCCAAACTGGACCGACCGACCGCAGGTAAAACAGGAACCAGTCAAAATTACCGAGACGCCTGGTTCATCGGTTATACCGCCGATTTGGCCGCAGGTGTATGGTTTGGAAACGACAATGGCCGCCCCATGCGGAAGGTAACAGGCGGCGGCCTGCCAGCAAAATTATGGCATAAAATTATAAGCAAGGCGCACGCAGGTCTTCCGGTTCGGGCGCTGCCTGGCATTACGCAACAAAGTGGCGCTCCAATCGCAAGGCGCAGTCCGCAAAGAAAATTACCAACAAGTGATCAGGGTTTTTGGGCACGGTTGATGTCAGGCCTGACCGGCAACGACGGATAA
- a CDS encoding pentapeptide repeat-containing protein, which produces MARDERSLVEILDDHHAWVADNGAGTRANLVGLDLRDMDFRGSDLRNADMRGSNLSGADFAGADLRGANLSETVLLNADFRSALLCYVDFSDSDLRGSDFREADLNGAEMWRVNVKGCVIAPDLLHHVLNCRMP; this is translated from the coding sequence ATGGCTCGCGACGAACGTTCCTTGGTCGAAATTCTTGACGATCACCACGCATGGGTAGCTGACAATGGTGCGGGCACACGCGCTAATTTGGTTGGGCTTGATCTCCGAGACATGGATTTCCGAGGTTCAGACCTCAGGAACGCCGACATGCGAGGCTCTAATTTGTCCGGGGCAGATTTCGCAGGTGCCGATTTGCGGGGTGCAAACTTATCGGAAACAGTGCTGTTGAACGCTGATTTCCGAAGCGCCTTATTATGTTACGTGGATTTTTCCGATTCAGACTTGCGCGGTTCAGATTTTCGCGAAGCCGATTTGAATGGTGCTGAAATGTGGCGCGTCAACGTAAAGGGCTGCGTCATCGCACCGGATTTATTGCATCACGTGCTTAATTGTCGGATGCCTTAG
- the gyrB gene encoding DNA topoisomerase (ATP-hydrolyzing) subunit B, translating to MSDENTENNTDEEVTEEYDAESIKVLKGLEAVRKRPGMYIGDTDDGSGLHHMVYEAVDNAIDEALAGHCDLVDVILNADGSVTVSDNGRGIPVDIHKEEGVSAAEVIMTQLHAGGKFDQNSYKVSGGLHGVGVSVVNALSRWLELCIWRDGKEHLVRFEGGDTVKSLEVVGDAPLIDGEPLTGTRITFLPSTETFTMTEFDFQTLEHRLRELAFLNSGVALKLTDARHVDEKSVDLHYEGGLTAFVAYLDKSKTALHEIPISVSGEKDGMTVELSMQWNDSYHENTLCFTNNIPQRDGGTHLAGFRGALTRTINAYATSSGITKKEKVGITGDDAREGMTCVLSVKVPDPKFSSQTKDKLVSSEVRPIVESIISEQLDQWFEERPADAKKIISKIVEAAAAREAARKARELTRRKGALDISSLPGKLADCQERNPELSELFIVEGDSAGGSAKQGRDRSNQAILPLRGKILNVERARFDKMLSSAEIGTLIAALGTGIGNEEFDIEKCRYHKIIIMTDADVDGSHIRTLLLTFFYRQMPAVIERGFLYIAQPPLYRAKRGNSEVYLKDDPALEDYLFNAAIDEGTVLVDGGGNQIAGPDLRNLVEEAREAKILLTHLAQHLPVKILEQAAILGVLNPKILSDDKLAGEVADFIAKRLDALEPIAERGWKGTVSEDGGLAFARTLRGVTEQYLINESVIRSSEARQLDERAADLQRGYGAHGTLTVKDKEYSTTGPVSLVNAIMESGRKGVGIQRYKGLGEMNPEQLWETTLDPNVRTLLQVKVAHASDSDEVFSTLMGDVVEPRREFIQTNALKVANLDV from the coding sequence ATGTCAGACGAAAATACAGAAAATAATACCGACGAAGAAGTTACCGAAGAATATGATGCCGAATCGATTAAGGTTCTCAAAGGGCTAGAGGCCGTTCGTAAACGCCCCGGCATGTATATCGGCGACACCGATGATGGCTCAGGCCTGCATCACATGGTCTACGAAGCTGTTGATAACGCGATTGATGAGGCGCTGGCTGGTCACTGCGATCTGGTCGATGTGATCTTGAACGCGGATGGGTCCGTGACGGTTTCTGATAACGGCCGCGGAATTCCGGTGGATATTCATAAAGAAGAAGGCGTGTCAGCGGCGGAGGTCATCATGACCCAGCTCCATGCCGGCGGTAAATTTGACCAGAATTCATACAAAGTCTCAGGCGGCTTGCATGGGGTTGGGGTTTCTGTGGTCAATGCCCTTTCTAGATGGCTGGAACTCTGCATCTGGCGCGATGGCAAGGAACATCTTGTCCGATTTGAGGGCGGCGACACCGTGAAGTCCTTGGAAGTGGTTGGCGATGCGCCGTTGATTGATGGCGAGCCCTTGACCGGCACCCGGATCACGTTCCTACCCTCAACCGAAACCTTCACCATGACCGAATTCGATTTTCAAACATTGGAGCACCGCCTACGCGAATTGGCATTCCTGAATTCGGGCGTGGCTTTGAAGCTTACCGATGCGCGCCACGTGGATGAAAAATCGGTCGATCTGCATTACGAAGGTGGCCTGACCGCTTTCGTGGCTTATCTCGACAAATCAAAAACCGCATTGCATGAAATCCCAATCTCCGTATCAGGTGAAAAGGATGGGATGACTGTTGAGCTCTCTATGCAGTGGAACGACAGTTATCACGAAAATACGCTGTGTTTTACCAACAACATTCCGCAGCGCGACGGCGGCACCCATTTGGCGGGCTTTCGCGGTGCTCTGACCCGGACCATCAATGCCTACGCAACGTCTAGCGGGATTACTAAAAAGGAAAAGGTCGGCATTACAGGCGATGATGCGCGGGAGGGAATGACCTGTGTTTTGTCGGTCAAAGTACCTGATCCCAAGTTCTCGTCGCAGACCAAGGACAAGTTGGTCTCGTCAGAAGTTCGCCCCATTGTTGAAAGTATCATCAGTGAACAGCTTGACCAATGGTTCGAAGAACGGCCTGCAGACGCCAAAAAAATCATCAGCAAAATTGTCGAAGCCGCCGCCGCCCGTGAGGCAGCGCGGAAGGCTCGCGAACTTACCCGGCGCAAAGGCGCACTGGACATAAGTTCGTTGCCTGGAAAGTTGGCTGATTGCCAAGAACGCAATCCGGAACTCAGCGAACTGTTTATCGTTGAGGGTGACTCTGCCGGTGGGTCAGCGAAACAAGGCCGGGACAGGTCTAATCAAGCAATTCTACCGCTTCGGGGTAAAATATTGAACGTTGAGCGGGCACGTTTTGACAAGATGCTCAGTTCGGCTGAAATAGGCACCTTGATCGCAGCACTCGGTACTGGGATTGGCAACGAAGAATTCGATATTGAAAAATGCCGCTATCATAAAATCATCATCATGACCGATGCGGACGTTGACGGCAGCCACATCAGAACTCTACTACTCACATTCTTCTATCGGCAAATGCCAGCAGTTATCGAACGCGGTTTTCTGTATATCGCGCAGCCTCCTCTTTATAGGGCCAAACGGGGGAATTCAGAAGTTTATTTGAAGGATGATCCTGCCCTGGAAGACTACCTGTTTAATGCCGCCATTGATGAGGGAACCGTCCTTGTAGATGGTGGCGGCAATCAAATTGCGGGGCCAGATTTGCGCAATTTGGTTGAAGAAGCACGTGAGGCGAAGATCCTGCTGACCCATCTGGCGCAACACTTGCCGGTGAAAATTTTGGAGCAAGCGGCAATTTTAGGAGTGTTGAACCCGAAAATTCTCTCCGACGATAAACTCGCTGGCGAGGTCGCCGACTTTATCGCCAAGCGCCTTGATGCCCTGGAACCTATTGCTGAGCGAGGATGGAAGGGCACGGTTTCGGAAGATGGCGGATTGGCGTTCGCGCGTACGCTTAGAGGCGTGACCGAACAATACTTGATCAACGAGTCGGTAATTCGCTCGAGTGAAGCGCGTCAACTTGATGAGCGTGCGGCGGACCTACAGCGGGGCTACGGCGCGCATGGAACACTGACCGTAAAGGACAAAGAATATTCGACGACCGGGCCGGTTTCGCTGGTGAATGCAATTATGGAATCAGGCCGTAAGGGTGTCGGCATCCAACGTTATAAGGGGTTGGGCGAAATGAACCCAGAGCAACTTTGGGAAACCACCCTGGACCCCAATGTTCGCACATTATTACAGGTCAAAGTTGCCCACGCCTCCGATTCGGACGAAGTCTTCTCAACCTTAATGGGAGATGTGGTAGAGCCTCGTCGAGAATTTATCCAGACAAACGCTTTAAAAGTGGCTAACCTTGACGTCTGA